Proteins from a genomic interval of Tenacibaculum sp. SZ-18:
- a CDS encoding YceI family protein, translated as MNKIRLLLLLFFLNLGTILAQQFIARQGQVTFFSYATVENIEAKNNQVLSILDFDKKEIAATMLMRAFVFKKDLMHEHFNESYIESDLYPKATFEGFLLEGLENAGQQVQLIKGKITIHGITKEIEIKTKIQKTDNSYNISGEFQLTVKDFNIKIPPILTNNIAKIVVVKFNFQYKPYENN; from the coding sequence ATGAATAAAATACGACTTTTACTACTATTATTTTTTTTGAATTTAGGAACTATTTTGGCTCAGCAATTTATTGCTAGACAAGGGCAGGTTACTTTTTTCTCATATGCCACCGTAGAAAATATAGAAGCCAAAAACAACCAAGTGCTAAGCATTCTTGACTTCGACAAGAAAGAGATAGCCGCAACGATGTTAATGCGTGCTTTTGTTTTTAAAAAGGACTTAATGCACGAACATTTTAATGAAAGTTATATAGAATCTGATTTGTATCCTAAAGCTACTTTTGAAGGATTTTTACTTGAAGGACTGGAAAACGCTGGACAACAAGTTCAACTTATTAAAGGAAAAATTACTATTCACGGAATTACAAAAGAGATTGAGATAAAAACAAAGATTCAAAAAACCGATAATAGTTATAACATATCAGGAGAGTTTCAATTAACTGTAAAGGATTTTAATATTAAAATCCCCCCGATTCTTACAAATAACATTGCTAAAATTGTAGTCGTAAAATTTAATTTCCAATATAAACCTTATGAAAATAATTAG
- a CDS encoding OB-fold protein, giving the protein MTKNTPIFLRWMFVFTTACVISLITGCSDQNKVKGVTPKFVVASNNLMKEFSENEQLANTTYVNEVIEVFGKVKDISKLNNRLTIILETDSSAGIICDLNLLEQEQLKQIKKNQLIHIKGICKGYLKDVILLNCFIDLTNQHE; this is encoded by the coding sequence ATGACTAAAAATACTCCAATTTTTCTTAGGTGGATGTTTGTTTTTACTACAGCTTGTGTGATTTCCTTAATTACGGGATGTTCAGATCAAAATAAAGTTAAAGGAGTTACTCCAAAATTTGTAGTTGCCTCAAACAATCTTATGAAAGAATTCTCCGAAAATGAGCAATTAGCAAATACTACCTATGTAAATGAAGTAATTGAAGTATTTGGAAAAGTAAAAGATATTAGTAAACTCAATAATAGACTTACTATTATTTTAGAAACAGATTCAAGTGCTGGGATTATTTGCGATTTAAACCTTCTTGAGCAAGAGCAACTCAAACAAATAAAGAAAAATCAACTCATACACATAAAAGGTATTTGTAAAGGATATTTAAAAGATGTAATACTCTTAAATTGTTTTATAGATTTAACTAATCAACATGAATAA
- a CDS encoding LytR/AlgR family response regulator transcription factor has product MRKDSLYLFTVLAITFVFVLISVFGAQYFIKASANQLIEVQVETSKREANEIASIINFHLENNAEKEEVLKNLQETILGTDTNAWFISVLDWSGKKICHPNKTKLGEIENSNADLLESLKEKNNSEDLYDIVGAHKSSNENYAEVIHTAAIKSTDLLVAANVNVSSIDKQLQQLERNFYLIFLIMGVLVIVLSSVAVRIIGSRYEKQLELKYTSLESEVINLSKLNTDLVKYKEKKEKEIVQERKKVEEKIKKIQEEKVEVTVADITEEAKEKLNESSEVGRKRILTYMRNELVPVLISEIAYVYTENTITYVVNFEGKKSTSNSSLDDMYSNFDSTLFFRANRQYIISISAIDKIIKYGKSQLKIVLNSKVSEEIIISKNKAAEFKQWLNM; this is encoded by the coding sequence ATGAGAAAAGATTCTTTATACTTATTTACAGTTTTAGCAATCACTTTTGTGTTTGTGCTGATTTCTGTTTTTGGAGCTCAATATTTCATTAAAGCAAGTGCGAATCAATTAATAGAAGTACAAGTTGAAACAAGTAAGAGAGAAGCTAATGAAATAGCAAGTATTATCAATTTTCATTTAGAAAATAATGCGGAGAAAGAAGAAGTCTTAAAAAATTTACAAGAAACAATTCTTGGAACTGATACGAATGCTTGGTTTATTTCAGTTTTAGATTGGTCGGGGAAAAAGATTTGCCATCCCAATAAAACCAAATTAGGCGAAATTGAAAATTCAAATGCTGATTTATTAGAATCCCTCAAAGAGAAAAATAATTCAGAAGATTTGTATGATATTGTCGGTGCTCATAAATCATCGAATGAAAATTATGCAGAGGTTATTCATACCGCGGCAATAAAAAGCACAGATTTACTGGTTGCTGCAAATGTTAATGTTAGCAGTATCGATAAACAATTACAACAACTAGAAAGAAACTTTTATTTAATTTTCTTAATCATGGGTGTTCTGGTAATTGTACTTTCTTCTGTTGCAGTTCGTATTATTGGAAGCAGATATGAAAAGCAGTTGGAATTAAAGTACACATCTTTAGAGTCAGAAGTGATTAACTTGTCCAAATTAAATACAGATTTAGTAAAGTATAAAGAAAAGAAAGAGAAAGAGATTGTTCAAGAAAGAAAAAAAGTAGAAGAAAAAATAAAGAAAATACAAGAGGAGAAAGTTGAGGTTACAGTTGCTGATATTACCGAGGAAGCAAAAGAAAAATTAAATGAATCTTCAGAAGTTGGCAGAAAGAGAATCCTAACTTACATGAGAAATGAACTGGTTCCAGTCTTAATAAGTGAAATCGCATATGTTTATACAGAGAATACAATTACATATGTTGTAAATTTTGAAGGAAAAAAATCTACCTCAAATTCAAGTTTAGACGATATGTATTCCAACTTTGATTCAACATTATTCTTTAGAGCAAATCGCCAATATATCATTAGTATTTCTGCAATTGATAAAATTATAAAGTACGGTAAAAGTCAGCTTAAAATTGTATTGAACTCTAAGGTCAGTGAAGAAATAATTATAAGTAAAAACAAGGCTGCTGAATTTAAACAATGGCTGAATATGTAA
- the leuS gene encoding leucine--tRNA ligase, with the protein MQYNHQEIEKKWQEYWAKNQTFKASNNSDKPKYYVLDMFPYPSGAGLHVGHPLGYIASDIYARYKRHKGFNVLHPQGYDSFGLPAEQYAIQTGQHPAITTETNITTYRRQLDQIGFSFDWSREVRTSSPEYYKWTQWIFIQLFNSWYNKDTDKAEDVSILVEKFEAEGNANINAVCDEDVISFTAEDWKGFSTTKRQEILLQYRLTFLSDTEVNWCPALGTVLANDEMVNGVSERGGHPVVRKKMTQWSMRISAYAQRLLDGLNGIDWPQPLKDIQTNWIGRSQGAMVSFNVDGYDAMIDVFTTRPDTIYGVSFMTLAPEHELVAKITTADQKEAVEAYVKATAKRSERDRMADVKTISGVFTGAYAIHPFSGKQVPIWIGDYVLASYGTGAVMAVPCGDQRDYDFANHFGLEIPNIFEGVDISEEAFADKEKTVIANSDFLNGLSYKKAMKTVIYEMEQRGFGYGKINYRLRDAVFSRQRYWGEPFPVYYKDGMPQMISSEHLPIVLPEVEKYLPTEDGKPPLGNADVWAWDITTNTVFENDKIDNETIFPLELNTMPGWAGSSWYFNRYMDASNNGEFVSKEAVEYWKEVDLYIGGSEHATGHLLYARFWQKFLFDRGFLPVDEFAKKLINQGMILGTSAIIYRVSGTNKYVSKGLKDQYETEELRVDVKLINSSDELDCHGLKSWQPQFENAEFELEDGKYIVGREVEKMSKRWFNVVNPDDICEEYGADSLRLFEMFLGPLEQFKPWKTSGISGVSSFLKKLWKLFYNGETFEVTEGEPTKDNLKTLHKTIKKVEEDIENFSFNTSVSTFMIAVNELTAQKCNNKAILEQLLILISPYAPHITEELWSTLGNSESISTAPFPKFEEKYLVESEKEYPVSFNGKMRFKLNLPLDMSKEEIEEVVMAHERTQQQLQGREPKKVIIVPGKIINIVG; encoded by the coding sequence ATGCAATACAATCATCAAGAAATAGAAAAGAAATGGCAAGAGTATTGGGCGAAGAACCAAACTTTTAAGGCTAGCAACAATTCAGATAAACCTAAGTATTATGTGTTAGATATGTTTCCTTATCCATCAGGAGCAGGATTACACGTTGGTCATCCATTAGGTTATATTGCTAGTGATATTTACGCTCGTTACAAACGTCATAAAGGATTTAATGTATTGCACCCTCAAGGTTATGATAGTTTTGGATTACCAGCAGAACAATATGCAATTCAAACTGGTCAACACCCTGCGATTACTACAGAAACAAATATTACAACATATCGTAGACAATTAGATCAAATTGGTTTTTCATTTGATTGGTCTCGTGAAGTTCGTACTTCAAGCCCTGAGTATTATAAATGGACACAGTGGATTTTTATTCAATTGTTCAACTCATGGTATAATAAAGACACGGATAAAGCTGAAGATGTTAGTATTTTAGTTGAAAAATTTGAAGCAGAAGGAAATGCAAATATAAATGCAGTTTGTGATGAAGATGTAATTTCTTTTACTGCTGAAGATTGGAAAGGTTTTTCAACTACGAAACGACAAGAAATTTTATTACAATATCGTTTAACGTTTTTGTCAGATACAGAAGTAAACTGGTGTCCAGCTTTAGGAACAGTTTTAGCGAATGATGAAATGGTAAATGGAGTTTCAGAACGTGGAGGTCATCCTGTTGTTCGTAAAAAAATGACACAATGGTCTATGCGAATTTCTGCATACGCACAGCGATTATTGGATGGATTAAATGGAATTGATTGGCCACAGCCTTTAAAAGATATTCAAACAAACTGGATTGGAAGATCTCAGGGAGCAATGGTTTCTTTTAATGTTGATGGATATGATGCGATGATTGATGTATTTACAACACGTCCTGATACCATTTATGGAGTAAGTTTTATGACATTAGCTCCAGAGCATGAGTTAGTAGCAAAAATCACAACTGCTGATCAAAAAGAGGCGGTTGAAGCTTATGTTAAAGCAACAGCAAAACGTTCAGAACGTGATAGAATGGCCGATGTAAAAACAATTTCTGGTGTGTTTACTGGAGCATATGCAATACATCCATTTTCTGGAAAACAAGTTCCAATTTGGATTGGTGATTATGTGTTAGCGAGTTATGGAACTGGAGCTGTGATGGCGGTTCCTTGTGGAGATCAACGTGATTATGATTTCGCAAATCATTTTGGATTAGAAATTCCAAATATTTTTGAAGGTGTTGATATTTCTGAAGAAGCTTTTGCTGATAAAGAAAAAACCGTAATTGCAAACTCTGATTTCTTAAACGGTTTATCGTACAAAAAAGCCATGAAAACTGTTATTTATGAAATGGAACAACGTGGTTTTGGTTACGGAAAGATAAACTATCGTTTACGTGATGCTGTATTTAGTCGTCAACGTTATTGGGGAGAGCCATTCCCAGTATATTACAAAGACGGAATGCCACAAATGATTTCTTCAGAACATTTACCAATTGTGTTACCAGAAGTGGAAAAGTATTTACCAACAGAAGATGGAAAACCACCTTTAGGTAATGCTGACGTTTGGGCTTGGGATATAACGACAAATACTGTATTTGAAAACGATAAAATTGATAATGAAACTATTTTCCCATTAGAACTAAACACAATGCCAGGTTGGGCAGGAAGTTCTTGGTATTTTAATCGTTATATGGACGCTTCAAACAATGGAGAGTTTGTGAGTAAAGAAGCGGTTGAGTATTGGAAAGAAGTTGATTTATATATTGGTGGTTCTGAGCATGCAACAGGACACTTATTATATGCACGTTTTTGGCAAAAATTCTTATTCGATAGAGGGTTTTTACCAGTGGATGAATTTGCGAAGAAGTTAATCAACCAAGGAATGATTTTAGGAACTTCTGCAATTATTTATAGAGTTTCTGGAACTAATAAATATGTCTCTAAAGGATTAAAAGATCAATACGAGACTGAAGAATTAAGAGTGGATGTCAAGTTAATTAATTCTTCTGACGAGTTAGATTGTCACGGATTAAAGAGTTGGCAACCTCAGTTTGAAAATGCTGAATTCGAACTAGAAGATGGTAAGTATATCGTTGGACGTGAGGTAGAAAAAATGTCTAAACGCTGGTTTAATGTTGTTAATCCTGATGATATTTGTGAAGAGTACGGAGCAGATAGTTTACGTTTATTCGAAATGTTCTTAGGCCCGTTAGAGCAATTTAAACCTTGGAAAACTTCGGGTATTTCTGGCGTATCTTCTTTCTTAAAGAAATTATGGAAGTTATTCTATAACGGAGAAACTTTTGAAGTTACAGAAGGAGAGCCAACTAAGGATAATTTAAAAACATTACACAAAACAATTAAGAAAGTAGAAGAGGATATCGAGAACTTCTCGTTTAATACGTCAGTTTCTACATTTATGATTGCAGTGAATGAATTAACAGCTCAAAAGTGTAATAACAAAGCAATTTTAGAGCAGTTATTAATTTTAATTTCTCCATATGCTCCGCACATTACAGAAGAATTGTGGAGTACATTAGGAAATTCAGAATCTATTTCTACGGCACCGTTCCCTAAGTTTGAGGAGAAGTATTTAGTAGAATCAGAGAAAGAATATCCAGTTTCATTTAATGGGAAAATGCGTTTCAAGCTAAACTTACCATTAGACATGAGTAAAGAAGAAATTGAAGAGGTAGTGATGGCTCATGAAAGAACACAACAACAATTACAAGGAAGAGAACCAAAAAAAGTAATTATTGTACCTGGTAAAATTATCAATATTGTAGGATAA
- a CDS encoding peptidogalycan biosysnthesis protein, whose product MNFCRKVHNTDYYVHIEDVPEETWNDLGCTNNLYFSPKYLSAIANNHSGIDFLYVVLHDDENSPIAFATIQVVDFLLDSVQNELKGFVNQIKKIGRKFGIVAKKKPFKILTCGNTFVSGEHGIFIKNNQNKQKVIKELAKSVVELVNDEKQFNYKISGFMLKDFIHESLFVTDELLGYNYHSFNVEPNMLMQIDSDWNDFTDYLAAMKTKFRVKAKKAMEKSFPLEVIDITQHNFHDYAPEMETLYKNVSSKAGFNLGSFNLETYNSLKEKLGEDYVIRIYLLKDKVVGYLSAMINQKDLDAHYVGIDYTYNREFAIYQRMLYDYIQLAIDKKLSQINFGRTASEIKSSVGAEPQNLTIYFRHKNHIPNKIFSFFVNKIQPTPFNQKFPFKVKNLVAHN is encoded by the coding sequence TTGAATTTTTGTAGAAAAGTACATAATACAGATTATTATGTGCACATAGAGGATGTTCCAGAAGAAACCTGGAACGACTTAGGTTGTACGAATAACCTATATTTTAGTCCGAAATATTTATCAGCCATTGCTAATAACCATTCTGGAATTGATTTTTTGTATGTGGTTTTACATGATGATGAAAACAGTCCAATTGCATTCGCAACCATACAAGTAGTTGATTTTTTGCTTGATAGTGTTCAAAATGAGTTAAAAGGATTTGTTAATCAAATTAAAAAGATTGGAAGAAAATTTGGAATTGTTGCTAAAAAAAAACCTTTCAAAATTCTTACCTGTGGAAATACCTTTGTTAGTGGAGAACACGGAATTTTCATTAAGAATAATCAGAATAAACAAAAAGTAATTAAAGAGCTAGCAAAATCCGTCGTTGAATTAGTGAATGACGAGAAGCAATTTAATTATAAAATCAGTGGATTTATGCTCAAGGATTTTATTCATGAATCCTTATTTGTTACAGATGAATTACTTGGGTACAATTATCATTCTTTCAATGTTGAGCCAAACATGTTAATGCAAATTGATTCTGATTGGAATGACTTCACGGATTATTTGGCAGCAATGAAAACTAAGTTTCGTGTTAAAGCAAAAAAAGCAATGGAAAAAAGTTTTCCATTAGAAGTGATTGACATTACGCAACACAATTTTCATGATTATGCTCCTGAAATGGAAACGCTTTATAAAAATGTTTCTTCAAAGGCTGGTTTTAATTTAGGTTCGTTTAATTTAGAAACATATAATTCATTAAAAGAGAAACTAGGTGAAGATTATGTGATTAGAATTTATTTACTAAAAGATAAAGTAGTTGGATACTTGTCAGCGATGATTAATCAGAAAGACTTAGATGCGCATTATGTTGGTATCGATTACACTTACAATCGTGAGTTTGCCATTTACCAAAGAATGTTATACGATTATATTCAGTTGGCCATTGATAAGAAACTGAGTCAAATTAATTTTGGAAGAACTGCTAGTGAAATAAAAAGTTCTGTTGGTGCTGAACCTCAGAATCTAACAATTTACTTTAGACATAAGAATCATATTCCAAATAAGATTTTTAGCTTTTTTGTCAATAAAATTCAACCAACTCCGTTTAATCAAAAGTTCCCTTTTAAGGTTAAAAATCTTGTTGCTCATAATTAA
- a CDS encoding acyl-CoA thioesterase, with product MKDTKDLLDILTLTDEGDTNFSGVSKDIGSPNVFGGQVLAQSLNAAYRTVSSERILHSLHSYFLEAGNLDLPIIYNVQTIRDGGSFSTRRVTAHQNDKTIFILACSFHKKEDGYEHQMPIKKDIGQPEDLMSWEDMREKFGDFLPKKMKAFLSIERPIYFKPVQVVNPFEQKDLPPVVDVWFKLKGDSSNLSLTIKQQILTYISDYNILTACLYPNASVANFGNTQMASLDHSMWFYRDFDFSDWMLFSIESPNTFGARGFACGNIYTREGKLIASVAQEGLMRPQKKK from the coding sequence ATGAAAGATACGAAAGATCTACTCGATATTCTTACACTTACAGATGAGGGAGACACTAATTTTAGTGGAGTAAGTAAAGATATTGGAAGTCCAAATGTTTTCGGAGGACAAGTATTAGCACAATCTTTAAACGCTGCCTACAGAACGGTGAGTTCTGAAAGAATTTTACACTCGTTACATTCCTACTTTTTGGAGGCGGGAAATTTAGATTTACCCATCATTTATAACGTTCAAACAATACGTGATGGAGGAAGTTTTTCAACACGAAGAGTTACAGCACATCAAAATGATAAAACTATTTTTATCTTGGCATGTTCTTTCCATAAAAAAGAAGATGGTTATGAACATCAAATGCCAATAAAAAAAGATATTGGGCAGCCGGAGGATTTAATGAGTTGGGAGGATATGAGAGAAAAATTCGGTGATTTTCTCCCAAAAAAAATGAAAGCGTTTTTAAGTATTGAACGTCCTATTTATTTTAAGCCTGTACAAGTTGTTAATCCTTTTGAGCAGAAAGATTTGCCGCCAGTTGTAGATGTTTGGTTTAAGCTTAAAGGAGATAGTTCAAATTTAAGTTTAACAATAAAGCAACAAATACTAACCTATATTTCTGATTACAATATTTTAACAGCTTGTTTGTATCCTAATGCGAGTGTGGCAAATTTTGGTAATACGCAAATGGCAAGTTTAGATCATTCAATGTGGTTTTATCGCGATTTCGATTTCTCAGATTGGATGTTATTTTCAATTGAAAGCCCAAATACTTTTGGAGCAAGAGGATTTGCTTGTGGAAACATTTATACAAGAGAAGGAAAATTAATAGCATCAGTAGCACAAGAAGGTTTAATGAGACCTCAAAAAAAGAAATAA
- a CDS encoding SdpI family protein, with amino-acid sequence MNPVYYVLSVNGLLFLLSIVFYYNPPKKINGLYGYRTPRTMANQDIWDFANGFFNKQLLQYAGISFAAALGLSFIAKETSWQPIAIMVITLGVCVLKTEQELNKYYDKEGNKLKK; translated from the coding sequence ATGAATCCAGTATATTACGTATTATCTGTTAACGGACTATTATTTTTATTAAGTATTGTTTTTTATTACAATCCTCCCAAGAAGATAAACGGATTGTATGGTTATAGAACACCGAGAACGATGGCAAACCAAGATATTTGGGATTTTGCTAATGGATTTTTCAATAAACAGTTATTGCAATATGCTGGAATTTCATTTGCGGCTGCTTTAGGATTATCTTTTATAGCAAAAGAAACTTCATGGCAACCAATTGCCATCATGGTAATTACATTAGGTGTTTGTGTTCTAAAAACAGAACAAGAATTAAACAAGTATTACGATAAAGAAGGGAATAAGCTAAAAAAGTAA
- a CDS encoding SCO family protein, whose translation MDIRFFKKSKYTFLFLIFFTIIALPTYYFLVRVEEKLPIYNPADINPKLVDNSLRMFTKNHTISDFELINQNGEKVTQKDYEGKIYVADFFFVTCKGICIPMSNNMLTLQEEFKDDNDIMFLSHSVTPELDSVPVLKAYTARKGINDKKWNVTTGDKKHIYELARKSYFAVLDEGDGGVQDFIHTENFILIDKDKRIRGMYDGTKYENMQKIIDDINLLKEEYK comes from the coding sequence ATGGACATACGTTTTTTTAAAAAATCGAAGTATACTTTTCTGTTTTTAATCTTCTTTACAATAATCGCTTTACCAACCTATTATTTCTTAGTTCGAGTTGAAGAAAAACTACCTATCTATAATCCAGCAGATATTAATCCTAAGTTAGTAGATAATTCCTTACGGATGTTCACTAAGAATCATACCATTTCTGATTTTGAACTTATTAATCAAAACGGTGAAAAAGTTACTCAAAAAGATTACGAAGGGAAAATATATGTCGCTGATTTCTTCTTTGTTACCTGTAAAGGAATTTGTATTCCAATGTCTAACAATATGCTTACACTTCAAGAAGAATTTAAAGATGATAACGACATCATGTTTTTATCACATAGCGTGACACCAGAACTAGATAGTGTCCCAGTTTTGAAAGCTTACACCGCACGCAAAGGAATTAATGATAAAAAATGGAATGTTACCACTGGTGATAAAAAGCATATATACGAACTAGCTAGAAAAAGTTATTTCGCTGTTCTGGATGAAGGAGACGGTGGTGTACAAGATTTTATACACACTGAGAATTTCATCTTGATTGATAAAGACAAACGAATTCGAGGTATGTATGATGGTACAAAATATGAGAATATGCAAAAGATTATTGATGACATCAATTTGCTAAAAGAAGAGTATAAGTAA
- the rseP gene encoding RIP metalloprotease RseP — translation MEILIKASQFILSLSLLIVLHELGHFIPAKLFKTKVEKFYLFFDYKFSLFKKKIGETVYGIGWIPLGGYVKIAGMIDESMDTEQMKEEPKPWEFRSKPAWQRLIIMLGGVIVNFVLGILIYIALMWVYGEKYLPNENVKDGIWAQDELAQTLGLETGDKILSVDGNAIRKFSEIPVEFINGNKFIIERNGQEIEKEIPIDFISKLVDRDKDAGSFINYRTPFVIANVPENSINVSSGLQPKDIVVRVGEKEVRYFDEVAAMLKTLKNQNTTLVVKRGEETKEVPVKVSEEGKLMVFSGSLGLLDLEKLGYYKLADKKYTFMQSIPAGLNKSWTTLTSYVKQLKKIFNPSTGAYKGLGGFISIGSIFPSEWSAYSFWSITAFLSIMLGFMNLLPIPALDGGHVVFTLWEMITGKKPSDKFLEYAQVVGFVLLLALLIFANGNDIVKLFK, via the coding sequence ATGGAAATTTTAATAAAGGCATCACAATTCATTTTAAGTTTATCATTACTAATTGTTTTACACGAATTAGGGCATTTTATCCCAGCTAAATTGTTTAAAACAAAAGTTGAAAAATTCTACCTTTTTTTCGATTACAAATTTTCTTTATTCAAGAAGAAAATTGGAGAAACTGTTTATGGAATTGGTTGGATTCCTTTAGGAGGTTATGTGAAGATTGCCGGAATGATTGACGAGAGTATGGATACCGAGCAAATGAAAGAAGAACCAAAACCTTGGGAATTCCGTTCTAAGCCAGCATGGCAAAGATTAATTATTATGTTAGGAGGTGTTATTGTAAACTTTGTTTTAGGGATTTTAATATATATCGCTTTAATGTGGGTTTATGGTGAAAAATATTTACCAAATGAAAATGTAAAAGACGGTATTTGGGCTCAAGATGAATTAGCTCAAACTTTAGGTTTAGAAACAGGTGATAAAATTCTTTCTGTAGACGGAAATGCAATCAGAAAATTCAGCGAGATTCCAGTTGAGTTCATAAATGGAAATAAATTTATCATAGAAAGAAATGGACAAGAAATTGAGAAAGAAATTCCTATTGATTTTATTTCAAAATTAGTGGATCGAGATAAAGATGCTGGAAGTTTCATAAATTACCGTACACCATTTGTCATCGCAAATGTTCCAGAAAATTCTATAAATGTATCCTCTGGTTTACAGCCAAAAGATATAGTTGTGCGTGTTGGAGAGAAAGAAGTGAGATATTTTGATGAGGTTGCTGCTATGTTAAAAACATTAAAAAATCAAAATACAACACTAGTCGTTAAAAGAGGAGAAGAAACTAAAGAAGTACCTGTAAAAGTAAGTGAAGAAGGGAAATTAATGGTGTTTTCTGGGTCATTAGGCCTTCTAGATCTAGAAAAATTGGGATATTACAAACTTGCTGATAAAAAGTACACTTTTATGCAATCAATCCCAGCAGGACTAAATAAATCTTGGACTACATTGACCAGTTACGTGAAACAATTAAAGAAAATATTTAACCCAAGTACAGGCGCATACAAAGGTTTGGGAGGATTCATTTCAATAGGAAGTATTTTCCCTTCAGAATGGAGTGCTTACAGTTTTTGGAGTATTACAGCTTTTCTATCTATTATGTTAGGTTTTATGAATTTATTACCAATCCCTGCTTTAGATGGAGGTCATGTAGTTTTTACACTATGGGAAATGATTACGGGTAAAAAGCCGAGTGACAAGTTTTTAGAATATGCCCAAGTAGTTGGATTTGTATTATTACTTGCTTTATTAATCTTTGCAAATGGTAATGATATTGTGAAACTATTTAAGTAG
- a CDS encoding cupin-like domain-containing protein, with the protein MGLQLEQIDRVETITKEDFIKNYFKLQKPVVIERFIEDWPAYNKWSLEYMKEVAGDKTVPLYDDRPVDYKDGFNEPHATMKMSEYVDLLKREPTKFRIFLWNVLKEVPVLQKDFKFPDFGLRLMKGLPMLFFGGRDSYTFMHYDIDLANIFHFHFEGKKKCILFDQKQNKYLYKIPHSLITREDINFNDPDFEKWPALKNAKGHVTELEHGNVLYMPEGYWHYMRYITPGFSMSLRAIARNPKNLGKAIYNVFIMRSIDNFMRRIKGQKWIDWKNDQAITRTNKENGIY; encoded by the coding sequence ATGGGGTTACAATTGGAACAAATCGATAGAGTCGAAACGATTACCAAAGAAGACTTTATCAAAAATTACTTTAAGCTTCAAAAACCAGTGGTTATTGAGCGTTTTATTGAAGATTGGCCTGCTTATAACAAGTGGTCGCTAGAATATATGAAAGAAGTAGCTGGAGACAAAACCGTACCTCTTTATGACGATAGACCTGTAGATTATAAAGATGGTTTTAATGAACCACATGCCACCATGAAAATGAGTGAGTATGTTGATTTATTAAAAAGAGAACCTACAAAATTCAGAATCTTCCTATGGAATGTTTTAAAAGAAGTTCCAGTCCTTCAAAAGGATTTTAAATTTCCTGATTTTGGTTTGCGACTGATGAAAGGATTACCAATGTTATTCTTTGGAGGAAGAGATTCTTACACTTTTATGCATTACGATATTGATTTAGCCAATATTTTCCACTTTCACTTTGAAGGAAAAAAGAAGTGTATTTTGTTTGATCAGAAACAAAATAAATACCTCTATAAAATACCTCATTCTCTAATTACAAGGGAAGACATTAACTTTAACGATCCTGATTTTGAAAAATGGCCAGCGCTTAAAAATGCTAAAGGTCATGTGACAGAGTTAGAGCATGGAAACGTTTTATATATGCCTGAAGGATACTGGCATTATATGCGTTATATAACACCTGGTTTTTCAATGAGTCTTCGTGCAATAGCAAGAAACCCTAAAAACCTTGGAAAAGCGATTTATAATGTCTTTATTATGCGCTCTATCGACAATTTTATGCGTCGAATAAAGGGACAAAAATGGATTGACTGGAAAAACGACCAAGCCATTACCAGAACGAACAAAGAAAACGGCATTTATTAA